The following proteins are co-located in the Paenibacillus sp. JNUCC32 genome:
- a CDS encoding YifB family Mg chelatase-like AAA ATPase, producing the protein MYGKLHSACLHGIDGVIIQVEVDLANGLPQTAIIGLPDSSIRESVERVRAAIKNCGFTYPLKRVTVNLAPADLRKEGSSFDLAIAVGILLTSEQWAFSDADRILIIGELALDGTLRPVTGVLPMVEQAQKEGYAGVLLPRENAAEAALIGGIEVYGLGHLNELVPNPPAETTRRSDAAGDGTVTVSLSQLRYDRSMNASRSQESSDQGKQLEDYRDVIGQQHIKRALTIAAAGMHNILLIGPPGTGKTMLMKRLPTILPPLADQEALTTTKIFSAAGKLKPSDGLMKRRPFRSPHHTISAGGLIGGGTIPKPGEVSLAHKGILFLDELPEFSRHVLEVLRQPLEDREVTISRARAVFTFPAHFMLACSMNPCPCGYYGSDHPHQRCTCSVSRIAQYRAKISGPLMDRIDLQVDVPRPKEWPGSTPPLSSEHMRDQVYAAQAIQLKRYDGLPFGWNSELFGSFLRKHASLDKESAELLQATIDTLGLSMRAYDRILKLARTIADLEASDGIQSRHVAEAIQYRQLDRQYIATEETHRL; encoded by the coding sequence ATGTACGGAAAACTTCATAGCGCCTGCTTGCACGGCATCGACGGCGTCATCATTCAAGTGGAGGTGGACCTCGCTAACGGGCTGCCGCAAACCGCCATCATCGGGCTGCCCGATTCCTCCATCCGCGAATCCGTCGAGCGAGTACGGGCGGCGATTAAAAACTGCGGTTTTACTTATCCACTGAAACGGGTGACCGTCAATCTTGCCCCTGCTGACCTGCGCAAGGAAGGTTCCTCCTTCGATCTGGCGATCGCCGTCGGCATTTTGCTGACAAGCGAGCAGTGGGCCTTCTCGGATGCCGATCGAATATTGATCATCGGCGAGCTTGCACTCGATGGCACGCTCAGGCCCGTGACGGGAGTTCTTCCGATGGTGGAGCAAGCCCAAAAAGAAGGGTATGCCGGCGTTCTTCTTCCGCGGGAAAACGCGGCGGAAGCTGCTTTAATCGGAGGAATCGAGGTCTATGGGCTCGGTCATTTGAATGAGCTCGTCCCGAATCCACCAGCAGAAACCACTCGCCGTAGTGATGCAGCAGGAGATGGCACTGTTACCGTTTCGCTCTCACAGCTCCGGTACGACCGATCGATGAATGCAAGCAGATCGCAAGAAAGCAGCGATCAGGGCAAACAGCTTGAAGACTATAGGGACGTGATCGGGCAGCAGCATATCAAACGCGCCCTGACCATCGCCGCGGCCGGCATGCACAATATCCTTCTCATCGGGCCCCCCGGTACCGGTAAAACGATGCTGATGAAGCGCCTTCCCACCATACTTCCGCCGCTGGCCGACCAAGAAGCGTTGACGACGACGAAAATATTCAGCGCTGCCGGGAAGCTAAAACCATCCGATGGGCTGATGAAAAGACGTCCCTTCCGGTCTCCCCATCATACCATCTCAGCCGGCGGCCTCATCGGAGGAGGAACCATTCCGAAGCCGGGAGAGGTCAGTCTGGCCCATAAAGGCATTCTGTTCCTGGATGAGCTTCCCGAGTTCTCAAGGCATGTGCTGGAGGTGCTGCGTCAGCCTCTGGAGGATCGTGAAGTGACCATAAGCAGAGCACGGGCGGTTTTTACCTTCCCGGCGCATTTCATGCTGGCTTGTTCGATGAATCCCTGTCCGTGCGGTTACTACGGCAGCGACCATCCTCATCAGCGATGCACCTGCAGCGTTTCGCGGATCGCCCAATACCGGGCGAAAATCTCGGGCCCCTTGATGGATCGGATCGACCTTCAAGTGGACGTGCCTCGCCCCAAGGAATGGCCGGGAAGCACGCCGCCCCTATCCTCCGAACACATGCGGGATCAGGTCTATGCGGCACAAGCAATTCAATTGAAACGCTATGACGGGCTGCCATTCGGCTGGAACAGCGAACTGTTCGGCAGCTTTCTGAGAAAACATGCGAGCCTGGACAAGGAGTCGGCAGAGCTCCTGCAAGCAACCATCGATACGCTGGGCCTGAGCATGCGCGCATATGACCGAATCCTGAAGCTGGCCCGAACCATCGCCGATCTCGAGGCATCCGACGGCATTCAAAGCCGGCATGTCGCCGAAGCGATTCAATACCGACAACTGGATCGCCAATATATAGCAACCGAAGAAACCCACCGTTTATGA